The DNA sequence CTTATACACACTGAGAAGCAATGTAGGATCCTCAAGCTGTGTGTAAGTAAAACAGCCGTTATATGAATATGCTTCCTTTATGTCATTTGCAGAAAATCTGATTTGTGTGGATGTGAACGTTTTAGTGGTGGATTTGGAAGGGATTTGCAGTTAGTGCTATTTGTGTTGACAGGAATCGGTAGGCAGCAGAGCTCAGGTGGTTGTCATCTATGATGCATTTAGACATATTATTTCCATGAAAAGTCATAGTCATTTAGTTTTGTATTGTACATGTAGAAATGTACAAGCCAATTACAGTTAATTCAATTGACATAGTGTTTTTTTGCTTACTTACCCTGTTAAATAATAAGCTATTTCTAGTTAATGTGCATGCCTTAATTCTACAAAATCGCATTTGGAAAACCTTTTCGATATTCAAAATTGGAAAGCAAGTTTAGTGTAGTCTCCCATATCGGGGAGATGTTACAGTTGAATCTTGGTTAAGTAAGTAAGCCTTGACTGAGGAATCTCTAAGGCAgaatctcctgtttctgtagcaagAAGCAGCTTGATGAAAAAGTACAGAATGTTAGTGAATGTCGGTTAAAATGTACGATTTAATGTTAATTATCTAATTAGCTGGCCCCTATGACATCTCTGACCTTTCTCCGTGATTGAACTGGGAAAGGAACAGGGTCAGGGTTAACCATGAGTGAAGACACTGATGGACTGGCAGAGCTGGCAGAGCTGGACTCTGAGCACAATGCAGAGCTGGCTGACATGGTGGCCGCCATGAACGTGGCATCCAACCGGATGACCCCTCCCAACGGCCACCGAAGGCCCCTTGCACCAGCGCGCCGGAAGCTGTCATTGTCAGACAGGAAGCTATCATTGCAGGAGCGATCAACCCAGCCGCGAGAGGCTCGACAGCCCACCATCGAGTCCAAGCGGGTGTCCATTTCAGATtcccaggtcagaggtcaggcctgtgtcccaaatggaagtCAGGGTTCTgtcctgaatggcaccctattccttatatagtgtactacttttgacaagggcccataggggaatagggtgccattcgagATGCAGTATAtgggggatagggtgccatttaggacccATCCATGAAGTCTCAAAAGAAATAGGCATGAGCCTAAATAATGTGTAGTCAATGTGCATTATCCCACCACCAAATACCCTTCACTTTGTCTCTCCCTAGGATTGTATCCAGCTCAACCAATACAAGTTGAAGGATGAGATTGGAAAGGTAAGAAAGGAAAAGTTAGAAGAGATGCTGAATTTGTCTGACAAGAGAAAACATTATTTCATAAAGAACTCTTGTGTAATAAGTCAAAATTATTCTGTCAGACTTTCTTCTTTTTCTATTCTAGGGCTCATATGGTGTGGTGAGATTAGCTTACAATGAAGATGATGAACAATACTATGTAAGAATCTCTGCACATTTCGTTCTTTATCATCTCCTTTGTGGGAGCAGAGTTCCTCAACTCTTTGTTTTGGCCTTTTTGACGATTATACTATGGGAGCAAACTGATCATGTCTTTCCTTGCGTAGGCAATGAAAGTTTTTTCAAAAAAGAAGCTGATGAAGATGTGTGGATTTCCACGTAGGTGAAAATGTTCCTTTTAAGTCTAGTATGTGCTTTGGTACTGGTATGAACATGAACTGGTGATGATCACCACTATATATAATGGCGGTTGGTTATAGGACGCCCCCCTCCCCGAGGAGCCAGCACAGAACAAGGACTGCCACCCAAACCCCTGGGGCCACTGGAGAGAGTCTACCAGGAGATCGCCATCCTGAAGAAACTAGACCACCTTAACATTGTCCATCTGGTGGAGGTGAACACACTGACATGGGAGGGAGATTTAAAAGGTTAATTTAGTTAATTTACATTTAGTTTTATTAATTTCAGAGATTTACACCTTCCAATTATAGGTTCTTGATGATCCTGCTGAAGACAATCTCCACATGGGTAAGTATGCATTCATCATGTCAGTGCACTGAATGGTGATACAAGGTGTTACATGGTAAACTATGTTTTCTGTTGTATCTCCTTGTACTAGGTCCATAGTTTGTATATTATAATAGTCTGTCCAGTTTGATTATTACATAGAAACTAATATGACTGGTCATTTTATTCTCTGTTTGTTTATTTTCTAGCCTTTGAGTTAATGCCAAAAGGGTACGTTTTACTCCTTTCTGAAATATActgtattacattacattataacactggtcctttgtatctcagttggtagagaatggcgcttgtaatgccagggtagtgggtttgattcttgggaccacccatatgtaaaacaTAActacgcatgactgtaagtcactttgaataaaagcatctgctaaatgtcttatattcttattattatattattatactgtatataacacttAAATTACGAATTTTGTTATTTATATATAATCCCTCCAGTTACTAAATTTGGTGAATATAAGGTATCCAGTTTTAAGGAATATAAGATACCAATGACAAGGTTCAGGCATTGTTAGtggtaggaagaccactgtttgGAAGATTATGGGGGTGATGCTTACttacctttctctgtctctgttgcttTTCCTGGGGCCCTAGCCCAGTGATGGAGGTGCCCTCAGACACTCCCTTCACAGAGGAACAAGCCCGCTTTTACTTCAGAGACATAATTCTGGGGATTGAATACTGTAAGTCCTCCACCTGGATttcgtctcaaatggcaccgtgttccctatatacagtagtgcactacttttgacctgaaccCTAAGGGccatggtcaaaaatagtgcactaaatagggaatagagtgccatttgggacgtatggCCTAATAGCATTCTGCTCAGAGACCTGCAGCATACTGCTAACCCTGCTCATGTTTTAGCAAGACATTGGTTTGAAAGTCACTCGTCAGATACTTTCTGAAAAGACAGGATCAGTTGGTGCTTTGACAGCTGAATGTCAAGACCTAAATCAAATGGGCAATGCTGTTTCTATACTTATAAAAGTTTATCTAAAAAAAAGAGAACTAAATCAGTGTTTCCTGTCCTTTTTCCCTGGtcctattctctcttcctccttctcagtACACTACCAGAAGATCATCCACAGAGACATCAAGCCTTCCAACCTGTTACTGGGAGACAATGGGCATGTGAAGATTGCAGACTTTGGTGTCAGTAACCAGTTTGAGGGGAGTGATGCTCTCCTGTCCAGCTCAGCAGGGACTCCAGCCTTCATGGCCCCAGAGATGATGACTGATCATGAGCAGAGCTTTACTGGCAAGGTTAGACACTAATTGATAATTTATCTAATCAGGTCACTCATCTTTGATTGTATCCTAGAATAATATTTACCCCATGAAAATGTACTGCATTGACTGGTATCAAAAATACTTAGAAATTGACTTGGTATCAAACGTCAacattttactgtactgtaaaatATACAGCAAGCTCTCTTTGTAAAGTAATGGTCAATGTTCATGTTTGTTAGGCCTTGGATGTGTGGGCCATGGGAGTCACCCTGTACTGCTTTGTCTATGGGAAGGTAGGTTCTGCTATTATCATAATGTACGGTAATGTATGGCCTTCTGCCATGGATTATTTTGGCCCACTAGTTTCTGATTTACTGTGTCCATTATGCTGAGAACTACAACTATATTTTGATCAACCGTTGCATCCCACATAATAATGcttttaaaataaatacatttaatggtTTATGTGGGAAACAGACAGCATGCGTATGCATGTAGCCTATCATTTTAGAGCAGCATTTTATTGCCTTTTCTTCATCACTATCTTCCTATATCAGTGCCCTTTCATCGATGAATACATCATCGGCCTGCACAATAAGATCAGGAACAGGCCTGTGGAGTTCCCAAACATGTGAGTTCCACTAAGGGACACTATTTACCATGCAAAAACAATTTAGTCTGCTCTCTATGCACCACTCTAAAATATGGGTAGAACTTCACATTATAGCATGTAATAACTTGATAATAACATAGTAATAGTATTGTTTTAACGTTCCTAGCCATTCACtgctactgtagttactgtactgtagatggtTCTATTCTATTTGCTGGGTGGTCATCTCAGTCACTCTTTGGTACAACAGGCCTGAAGTATGCAAGGAGTTGAAGGAACTTATTATAAGGATGCTGGATAAAAATCCTGATTCAAGGATCACCATTCCTGAAATCAAGGTAAAAGGGGGCAGATCTAGACCTTCAATAGTGCCTATAAAAAGCAAATCCTTCATGAAACCATCTATGACACTTCAAATGAATGTTTTACTGTCCTGGTAGAGCTGTCTTATATGTGTTGTGGGACGATTGTGTTTCCCCTCCTGTTTGTTGCCAGGAGCACCCGTGGGTGACGGAGGATGGCACTGACCTTCTACCCCTGGAGGAAGAACACTGCACCGTGGTGGAGGTGACTGAGGAGGAGGTCCAAAACTCCATCAAACTCATCCCCAGTCTGTCTGCTGTGGTGAGTCAGttcactagtgtcctgtccaggggataTACATCTCTTGTTCTGGCTCGGACAAGGCTTACTTACTAACTTACCCATCTATCACaaatagggccaggagtttttgtGTTTTAACAAGGGAAAAAGTTTGGGACCTACAtcagggcccagagtttttccagGTCAATACACATGGTCAGGGAACATTTTTGTCATAAGGCAGATTGCTACAGTGAATATGtttcccaaacggcacccttttcacaatatagtgcactacttttgaccagggtctatagggctctgatcaaaagtagtgccctatagagaataggttgccatttgggatggacctCTGACACTCACTCTCCCCACGTTAGATCCTGGTGAAGTCCATGCTGAGGAAGAGGTCTTTTAGTAACCCCTTTGAGTGTCACAACAGGAGGGCAGAGAGGTCTATGTCTGCTCCAGGAGGTCTCCTTGCGTAAGTCCCCTATAAATCCTCCTTATCTGCTTTCTTTATCTGCCGATTTTGGGATtaggaaacaaacaaaacaaaacaaagtgacAGAAATACACAGAGTCGGTTAgatatataggctactgtaaatGGGCTTAACACAAAAGAAGCGTACATATACAGAATACTGTAAGGACAGGTGTATGGCAGAAGACTGAAGCTACAATGAGAAACATGACATATAGTGAGTTCCAAATGTAttgagacagtgacacattttctgttgttttgactctgtactccagcactttggttttgaaattatacaatgactaggAGGTTaacgtgcagactgtcagctttaattagAGGGTATTTTGTTAGATTTTTTGcattttgtgtaacttatttttgaacttattgtgtacataatgttgctgctaccgtctcttatgactgaaaagaacaaacagatcaataaaaacgacATTGATCCATCTAATATGGCTATGAGAAGAGGAGACACAAATACAATAGGATGTCCATCTAACCTGGGGGAAGAAattattgtccaaaaacaaactTTCAAGTGGCACTGATCCAACAATGATAAAGAGTGAATATACACACTCACTGTGGACATGGCCAATGCTCTCCACTCGCAGCAATAAGATAGGCTACACTGTTTGCTAAATTAAGATGATCATTTTGATAACTAAAAGACAAGAGTATTTTCTTTGTCTTCTCTTTACAGTAATaaccatttgctttccaaacaaTTTTCCTgcaattgtattttgaaatattgtaatatacagtgccttcaggaagtattcagaccccttgaccttttctcaatttagttacagccttattctaaaattgattaaatagtttatttttccttatcaatctacacacaataccccataatgccaattttgtattttattttgctaatttatatttaaaaaacggaaatattacatttacataagtattcaaacactttactcagtactttgttgaagcacctttggcagcgatgacagcctcaagtcttcttgggtatggcgctacaaagcttggcacacttgtatttggggagtttctcccattcttctctgcagatcctctcaagctctgtcagcttggatggggagtgtcactgcacagctgttttctgatctctccagagatgttcgatggggttcaagtccgggctctggacattgagacttatcccgaagccgttcctgcattgtcttggctgtgtgcttagggtcgttgtcctgttggaaggtgagccttcgccccagtctgaggtcctgagcactcttcaggtttccatcaaggatctctctatacgttgctccgttcatctttttcCCTCGATCTtcactagtctccaagtcccagccgttgaaaaacatccccacagcatgatggtgccaggtttcctccagatgtgccACTTGGCATTCAGAACAAAGAGTTCAGTCtttgtttcataagaccagaaaatcttgtttctcatggtctgggagtctttaggtgtcttttggcaaactccaagcgggctgtcatgtggcttttactgaggagtggcttccgactGGCCattctatcataaaggcctgattggtggagtgctgcagtgatgagtgtccttctggaaggttctcccatgtcaacagagaaactctggagctctgtcagagtggccatcaggtttttggttacctccctgaccaaggccgttctcccccgattgctcagtttggctgggcagccagctataggaagtgtcttggtggttccaaacatcttccttTTAAGacttatggaggccactgtgtttttggggaccttcaatgctgcagatattttttggtacccttccccagatctgtgcctcaacaccatcctgtctcggagctctacagacaattccctcaacctcatggcttggtttttgctctgacatgcactgtcaactgtaggaccttatgtagacaggtgtgtgcctatccaaatcttgtccaatcaattgaatttaccaaaggtgaACTCCGATCAagagaaacaggatgcacctgagtgcaatttcgagtctcatagaaaaggggctgaagacttatgtaaatacgttttttgttttattttaaataaggctgcaacgtaacaaaatgtggaaaaagtcaaggggtctgaatacttttcgaaggcactgtacctgGCTGGGCCCTACTTTTCATTGACAGTTGCAACTTAACACTCATATATTTGGCATTTCCAGCGTGCGCTGCCCAAATTCCGACTGTAGGCAATGTGATTTAAAACAATCcacagcttcttttttttttaaagaagctaatgatcctctgtggccaaatcatgctttctggtgtAGTAGCCTCTTTTCAATGACTTCATGTATTTATGTCTCGACAGGAATAGGCTAATTAGGCTATATAATTTTGGGAATTAAATTTACTTTAGTGGAAGCTGGACGCGTCGTCTATGGTTGTACAACTAACTTGATtaatagcctgaaatggcttcttggtagccaGTTACGAGGTTGGGAGATTAGGAACCTATCTGGGTTAGCTAATGCCAACTTCATAAAATGTCAAagtggctagtagtattacagagaaacaacaaaacaaaacaacaaaaaatgacaaatctgagggggcacatgcCCCTGTGCCCTCTATGAGCATGACGACTCTGATGCCACACACAGCTGTCTTCTTCTCACACACTTACAGTTCAGCTCAGTCAACTACACCAGGGCACACAACAGCTTTGATAACATTGCTAAGTGGTTTATTAGATTGTGCCTTCACGAAATATGCTAATATTAATTAGTCCATCATAaatgttcagattttttttctacagtatctatctccaTCATGTAATGTAACTTTATGATTACATTGCTTATTTACCATTGACTTGCAGTCTTTAACAAGCACATATTTGCTGATATTGTCCTTTTCTTGTCTATCTCTTACCCATTACAGGGACTCTTGGGGGCGACTGGAAACCGAGGTTCATCCTTCATTGAGGtaagagccctggtcaaaagtagtgcatactatatagggaatattttGCCATTTGGAATTGGGACGCAACACCAGTCTTGTGCTAACAGGTTTTCTTCTGGGGTTTGATCACTATCATTCTACTCTAtgtgattctatttctatggtctcAGTGCTGTCTTTTTATGCGCTGCTGAGAGTTGATGTGTATTGGACCTGATTGGTAATGCTGTTCCTGACATGCATGGCATTTAATGCAAAGTTCTTCTTGTCATgacccttcccccttccccccctACAACAGAGCTTACCGTGAAATAGTTActttacaagctcttaaccaacaatgcagttaagaaatcagatttaagaaaatattgactaaataaactaaagtaaaaaaagtaacacaataaaataacaataacgaggctatatacaggggtaaccaTTAAgccattagacctctcactaaaggcttcagtaaTACAAAAGTTGtacttaaatccgaactggttctctagcagattagtaagaatgtctcacgcCATGTTCAAGAATGTCCCTTTTCCCCTTTTCCAGATTACAACATCTCACTtctggttatttgaaaatgaaataatctccaaaatatcgctatttttaaaacaagccatagaaagttggttgcaatttctgtttgatccaccagaaaagacagaacaaataatgcaacaaaaaatatggttaaactcaaatatactaatagaAATAAGGTATCATCTTTGTAAATTAGATCacaaataggactggtggagttacgtcacacatgcagctaaagaaaatatatggaaatgtctgctctgacccaaattacaaccaactaattggaGCATTATGGCAAAAATGGAAGACGCCAGTGAAAGAAGGACAAAGTAAGGAACTTGACCGTCAGTCCTCCATTAAAGTCTGAAAATTGTGATCAATAAAAAGGTATACCAATTTAATTTAAGGACCCAAAAAATTGACAGCTCtgcctgtctcctagagatgaacgtactttggtgcgaaaagtgcaaatcaatcccagaacaacagcaaaggaccttgtgaagatgctggaggaaacaggtacaaaagtatctatatcttatagtaaaacgagtcctatatcgacataacctgaaaggccgctcagcaaggaagaaaccactgctctaaaaccgcaataaaaaaaaaagacagactacggtttgcaactacacatggggacaaagatcgtactttttggagaaatgtcctctggtctgatgaaacaaaaatagaactgtttggccataatggccattgttatgtttggaagaaaaagggggaggcttgcaagccgaagaacaccatcccaaccgtgaattacgggggtggcagcatcatgttgtggggttgctttgctgcaggagggactggcatcatgaatagatggcatcatgagataggaaaattatgtggatatattgaagcaacatctcaagacatcagtcaggaagttaaagcttggtcgcaaatgggtcttccaaatggataatgaccccaagcatatttccaaagttgtggcaaaatggcttaaggacaacaaagtcaaggtattggagtggccatcacaaagccctgacctcaaccctatagaacatttgtgggcagaacagaaatagcgtgtacgagcaaggaggcctacaaacctgactcagttacaccagctctgtcaggaggaatgggccaaaattcacccaacttattgtgggaagcttgtggaagagtacccgaaatgtttgacccaagttaaacaatttaaaggcaatgctaccaaatactaattgagtgtaagtaaacttctgacccagtgggaatgtgatgaaagaaataaaagctcaaataagtcTTTCTCTTGGCTATTATtttgacatgtcacattcttaaaataaagtggtgatcctaactgacctaagacagggcatttttactaaaATTACatctcaggaattgtgaaaaactgagtttaaatgtatttggctaaggtgtatgtaaactttcgacttcaactgtagtaatACTTTTTGCAACcatttttatatttaatttacattctgtagaaactatgagaatagaaaggttcagaacttgtGAAAcgtcacagcacagttgaaaaaatatatggcaaatagagaatgagatagatgggaggggttgagttgAGGTGAAGGTTGGGACTAAaaacaacaagataactaatgtaaagtATACTGACTCcataaaatgtacagtatataggtgcagacttttgtgaaacagcacagttaacAACACATGTCTAATagaactggatggtcttcagagatagatgggaggggttgagggtaactgaaggatgggattaaaaacaaacaagaGTTAATTATTGTAAAAcacattgtgtctgtaaaatgtatatagtatgtataagctggaagtagaagcctaagtgttgttgtccattagtttactccaatttggggaggggtggtagggttaggggagggctggtagggttaggggagggctggtagggttaggggaaaataataaagggaaatatattgaaaataaaaatacataccaTTGAAAATGATGCTGACATTTACGTTGATGGAAGCTGAAATCTAGCTGCaatgtaaaaatatttttttaaagaatttaaaaaaagaatgggcaaatattgcacaagtCAGATGTGCCaagctcttatagacttaccgAAGACTCACCGCTGTAATCGATGCTAAAGGTGTTTctaggtgtttctaacatgttaTTTAATAACATAGTTAtttaatttctttaaaaaatatttttttgcccattTTGTAACATAATAAAACGTGACGAAATCCAAAGGGATCTGAAaacttttgcaaggcattgtatGTACAAAATCTCATGATTGTAGCTCAAACGGGACAGGAGATATGCTTGTTAAAATGTTGGAATTTGAGTTGATTACAATAGCGCCTCCCTTGGGCCAATctgtgtaattttgtaaatgccgaatctctatggcaagacacatcattcacccaagtttcgCCAGACGATGTTGTGTGTGACTAACATATGTGCAAACGCACTGAGACCGATCCATAGTCGTCCCCCTTGACCCCATTTC is a window from the Oncorhynchus tshawytscha isolate Ot180627B linkage group LG14, Otsh_v2.0, whole genome shotgun sequence genome containing:
- the LOC112267078 gene encoding calcium/calmodulin-dependent protein kinase kinase 1-like isoform X2, with protein sequence MSEDTDGLAELAELDSEHNAELADMVAAMNVASNRMTPPNGHRRPLAPARRKLSLSDRKLSLQERSTQPREARQPTIESKRVSISDSQDCIQLNQYKLKDEIGKGSYGVVRLAYNEDDEQYYAMKVFSKKKLMKMCGFPRRPPPRGASTEQGLPPKPLGPLERVYQEIAILKKLDHLNIVHLVEVNTLTWEGDLKAFELMPKGPVMEVPSDTPFTEEQARFYFRDIILGIEYLHYQKIIHRDIKPSNLLLGDNGHVKIADFGVSNQFEGSDALLSSSAGTPAFMAPEMMTDHEQSFTGKALDVWAMGVTLYCFVYGKCPFIDEYIIGLHNKIRNRPVEFPNMPEVCKELKELIIRMLDKNPDSRITIPEIKEHPWVTEDGTDLLPLEEEHCTVVEVTEEEVQNSIKLIPSLSAVILVKSMLRKRSFSNPFECHNRRAERSMSAPGGLLADSWGRLETEVHPSLRKSSREGELDGNGEGELEDLTEDDGALAEGCW
- the LOC112267078 gene encoding calcium/calmodulin-dependent protein kinase kinase 1-like isoform X1; this encodes MSEDTDGLAELAELDSEHNAELADMVAAMNVASNRMTPPNGHRRPLAPARRKLSLSDRKLSLQERSTQPREARQPTIESKRVSISDSQDCIQLNQYKLKDEIGKGSYGVVRLAYNEDDEQYYAMKVFSKKKLMKMCGFPRRPPPRGASTEQGLPPKPLGPLERVYQEIAILKKLDHLNIVHLVEVLDDPAEDNLHMAFELMPKGPVMEVPSDTPFTEEQARFYFRDIILGIEYLHYQKIIHRDIKPSNLLLGDNGHVKIADFGVSNQFEGSDALLSSSAGTPAFMAPEMMTDHEQSFTGKALDVWAMGVTLYCFVYGKCPFIDEYIIGLHNKIRNRPVEFPNMPEVCKELKELIIRMLDKNPDSRITIPEIKEHPWVTEDGTDLLPLEEEHCTVVEVTEEEVQNSIKLIPSLSAVILVKSMLRKRSFSNPFECHNRRAERSMSAPGGLLADSWGRLETEVHPSLRKSSREGELDGNGEGELEDLTEDDGALAEGCW